The sequence ATCGCGCCTCAGGGCCGCTGGTTCGCCGCGCGGGGCGCCGTCGAGCCTCTGCTTTGGCGCTACCTGGGGCTGGACGTCTACAAGCTGATGGAGACAGGGGCCTGTATCGGTTCGCAGGCCCGAGGTGCGTACTGGCTGACATTCTTGGGCCAGCCGCTGCTGGGGCAGGTGGGGGGCGAGGAGGGCTTGAGAAGCAAGCTGGCTTTCCCTCAGGTGTCGGTGCAGCCGCTGGAAGGCGAGCGGGTGCTGCTTACCCTGGGAGAGTGGCCGAAACTGCTCGACACGCAGAAGGGCGAGACGGGACCGGAGTACAGGGCGCTGGCGCGCGTGTTGGAGCCGTATCTGTATGAGGAGCGGTATGACTGGTTCCCCAGGTTGCCCCCAGCAGAGAACTCCTTGCGCCGCTGGATCCGGCGCTTGTGCCAGTGAGTCCCGGAGAGCAGGGAGCACCCGAGATTGACGGGCGCGTGCTTGCGCCCCTGCGGGGGCATGCCGCAGGCCATGCGTGAACCGAACCTGTCTGCTCCTTCCAGCCATCGCGAACCTGCCCGTGCTCGGAGGGGCTCGCGATGAGCTTCCCTCGCTACCCGAAGTACAAGGACAGGGGTGTCCCGTGGCTGGGCGAGGTGCCTGCTCACTGGGAAGTGTGGAGTCGCCCACGCTGACGCAGCAGGCCGCGAACAACACCAAGGAACAGTTCGCGAACTCGCCGGATCTCCAGAGCGAATTGGAGAATGCCATCATCGCGGCGTACGACGCCCACACGCTCATGAGCACGCAGGCACTGGACTCGAAGGCGGTTCAGCAAGCGCTCAAGGACATCCTGCTGAACCATGCGCTGCTGTGGGAGGCGCTCCGCGCCAAGGCCACAGAGAGCCCGGCCCGGTAGGGGCCCCGCTTCTCAGCTGGGCGGGTGGGTCGGAGTCGCCTGCGCCAGGACTCCTTGTGGCCAAGTGCCCGTTTTTACAGGGGCTGTTTCAGCTGTGGCCATCCGCCCGTCGCAGACAGCTGACCAGTCAGCTGTGGCACGCCGCATTCTGATCAACCCAGTGGTTGGTACCGTGAACGTGGGGCCGTTCCTGTCACCGCTCCGGTGTGGGCTCCCGCCGCAGCACGATGTCCGTGAAGTGATAGGGCGCCCACGGGCCTGTGTACTGGAGCGTGAGCAACTCGAAGCGCGCCGCCAGCGAGCGCAGCTTCGCATCGAAGGCCGCCTCGTGCTCCCGTGCCACCAGGAAGGCCGCGTTCAGGATCATCCGCTCGCCCAGGGGGCGCACCTCGCGCACCGCGGTGGCCAGCGGCCTCAGGGACTCCAGCAGCGTCTGGGCGTCATGCCTCGCCGCTTCCCGGGCAATGACGTCCTCATCCCACAGCACCTTCACGCCCAGCTCGATGTGCCCTTCCAGCTTCGCCAGCACGCCCGTGAAGGCGTCCCGCGCCGAGCGCAGCAGCTCCACCACCTCCTCGTGGCCTCGGAACGTGAGCCCGAAGGCCGCTGGCAGCAGCGTGTGCTCGCGCATCACCGCCTCCTGCACGCGGTGGTGGGCCAGCAGGTGGTCCCTCGTGGGGTCCGGCACTGCCGCTGAGCCCTCGGACACCACCGCCGCCAGCTCGCCGTCGTGCACCGTCACCACCTCGGCGGGCGGTGTCCCCAGGCCGAGCGCGCCGAAGCGCAGCTCCTGCTTCGCGCGCAGCACCCCATACAGGTACAGGGAGGAGGTCCGGGCCATGGCCATCTGTCACTTCTTGCGTGCCGCGAGCACCTTCTTCACCTCCGCCACCAGCGTGTCCGGTAGACAGGGTTTCACCACGAAGGAGTCGCACTGCACCTGCTGCCCGGAGCCGGGCTCATTGGCCAACGCGTGCCCCGTCAGTGCCACCACCGGAATGTGCTTCGTGCGCTCGTCGCTCTTGAGCCGGCGCGTGGCCTCCCACCCGTCGATAATGGGCAGGGACAGGTCCATCAGGATGACGTCCGGTATCAGCGCGAAGGCCTTGTCCAGCGCCTCGGCCCCGTTCGTCGCCTGGTCCACCCGGAACCCGGAGAACTCCAGGTACTCCGCGTACATCTCCCGCGCGTCCTGGTAGTCGTCGACGACCAGCACGAGGGGCTTGGAGTTGTCCGGAGCATTCGTCATGAACGCCTCATACGCCACGGCACGTGCAGCGTGAAGGTGGAACCCTGGCCGATTGCACTCTGCACGGTGACCCGGCCTCCCAGCATCGCCGCCAGACGTCGGCAGATGGACAGACCCAGGCCGGTGCCGCCGTAGACACGCGTGGGAGAGCTGTCCACCTGCTGGAAATCCTCGAAAACCTTCTCCTGGTGCTCCGGCGCGATGCCAATGCCCGTGTCCTTCACGGAGATGCTCACCGTGGACGTGGCGAAGTCATACGCGGCCGACAGCTGCACCGAGCCCTCGTGCGTGAACTTCAGCGCGTTGGACAGCAGGTTGAGGACGATCTGCTTCACCTTCTGCCGGTCCCCGTGCAGCTCCGGCACGTCCGGTGTCACGTGGCTGCCCACCGTCAGCTTCGTCCGGGCGATGATGGGGTCCATCTCCGCCATCACCTCCTGGAGCAGCTCCGGGAGCTGGAAGTCCGTGAGGTTCAGCGGCATCCGCCCCGCTTCAATCCGGGTGATGTCCAGGATCTCGTTGATGACCTGGAGCAGGTGCCGCCCGTTGGAGTCGATGCGCTGCAGGTTGCGCCGTTGCTGGGGCGTCATCTCTCCGTTCACGCCCTGCAGCAGCATGCTCGTGTAGCCGAGGATGGCGTTGAGCGGCGTGCGGAACTCGTGGGACATGTTGGCCAGGAACTGGGACTTGGCCGCGCTGGCCTGCTCCACCTGGAGCGCCTGCCGCCGCAGCTTCTCGTTCTGCTCGGCCAGCTCCGCGGTGGCCGAGTGCACCTTGGCCTCCAGCTCGCTCGAGGCGGAGCGGACTTGCTCCAGCAGCCGTGCCTTCTCCAGCGCCTCCGTCCGGTCATGCAACAGGGTGACGATGGAGGTGGGCTCGCCATTGTCCGCGAGCACCTGGCTGGCCGTGGCCTCCATGGGCAGCGGGGTGCCCGTGGCGGGCTCCACCAGGTGCAGCTCCCCACGCCAGCGCTTCGGGCCGCCGGGCGTCAGCAGGTGCGACAGGAACGAGGAGAAGTGCGCGTCGTTGGTGTGCGCCCGCCGCCGGGTGGCCTCGCCGCTGTCCGGAGGGGCGTAGAAGAGGCGCTCGGCCGGATCATTCATCAGCACCGTGCCGCCGGACGGGTCCGTGACGATGATGGGATCCGCCACCGAGTCGAGAATGAGATCCAACCGCAGCCGCTCCGAGCGTGCCTCCTGCTCCGAGGCCCGCAGCCGCCGGTAGCTCTCACCGAGCGCCTGCGTGGCTCGGCCCAGCGCCGTCACGTTGCGCAGCACGCACACGTAGCCCGGGGGAGAGCCCGGCTCCTGCGCCGGGGTGCAGACGAGCTCGAAGAGCAAGTCCGTGCCCTCCACCGGATCCACCAGGGCCAAGTCCCGGCGGCGCACCGGGGATGCACCGCCCGTGGCGCTGCTCTGCAGCGCGGTGTGAAAGACGCGCTGGTTGAGCTCCACGGCGCGGCGGTGGCCCTCGCTGGCGCTCTCGTCCGCGAAGAAGAGCTGGCGCGCGCGGGCGTTGGCGGTGAGGACGTGGCCCTCCTGGTGGGTGTAGAGGATGGGGTCCGTCACCGCGTCCACGAGCAGGCGCAGCAGCCCTCGCTCCTGGTCGGTGGCCGAGGGGCTCGAAGCACTGGAGGGTGTGAGGGGGACGGTGGAGGACGGCACAGTCCTAGGCTCCGGTTCCCGTTTTTCCCGGAGGCACTCCGGGTCGCTCCAGGTGCGTGTTCACGGACTCGACGGCGAGGCGGCCACTTGGGGCAAGGGCCGAGGTTCGCGCAGGCTCCACGCCGGGCTCCTGGGCGAAGCGGATGCCCTGATCCAGGACGCGGTCCAGGATGTCGACCAGGCTGGTGCCTCCGGGATTTCGTGTGACCGGCATCCTGTGCTCCTGGCCGTGGCGGCCCGTCCCTCAACTTCATTAAATAGCGCGGTCCCCCTCAGACAACCTCAGCGTTTCGGCGGAAGTCCGCGCTTTGCCAACTCCTGAGAAGGCACTCTGTTGCCTCGGACACACCCTGTCCACCTTCTGGACGAGGAGCAGGCAGCCGTGCGGGCCGAGTCTGCTGGCTTACCAGCCCTCAGGGGAATCCCTAGCCTTGGTTCATGACGGAAGAGCGGATCCACAAGTCGCTCTGGACGACGACGGCGCCCGGGCGGCGGTTTCCCGTGCTCTCTGGAGACCTGACGGTGGATGTGGCGGTGGTGGGCGGCGGTGTCGCGGGCCTCACAGTGGCCTGGCTGCTCCGCAGGGCGGGCAAGAGGGTGGTGGTGCTGGAGATGAACCGGCTGCTCACCGGGCAGACCGGGCAGACCACGGCCCATCTCACCGAGCTGTTGGACACCCCGTACTCCACGCTCTGCTCGGACTTTGGCGAGAAGGGAGCTCGCCTGGCGGCCGCCTCCAGCCGGGACTCCATCGAGCAGATCGCCTCGCTGGTGAAGGCGCTGGGCGTGGACTGCGGGTTCCAGCGCGTGCCCATGTTCCGCTACGCGGAGACGGACTCGCAGCTGAGGGAGCTGGAGAAGGAAGTGGCTGCGGCGCGCAAGGTGGGGCTGCAGGCCTCGCTCACGCGGGACGTGCCGCTGCCGTTCCCAGTGAAGGGAGCGCTCCGGCTGGAGAACCAGGCGCAGTTCCACCCACGCACGTACCTGCTGGCCCTGGCCGAGCGCCTCGAGAAGGAAGGCTGCCTCATCTTCGAGGAGACGCGCGTGGTGGACGTGCAGGACGGGGTGCCCTGCCGCGTCGTCACGGACAAAGGCACCGTGCTGGCCACGGACGTGGTGGAGGCCACCACGACGCCGCTCAACAAGCTGTTCCTCCACAGCAAGCTCTACCCGTACCGCACCTACTCGGTGGCGGGTCCGCTGGAGGCGCCGCTGGAGGCGGGCCTCTATTACGACAGCCAGGACCCGTACCACTACATCCGCCCGCAGCGCATCGACGGGGTGGACTACCTGATCGTCGGTGGCGAGGACCACAAGGTCGGCACCGAGGAGGACACGGAGACGCACTTCGCCGCGCTGGAGGCGTACACGCGGCGCAACTTCCCTGTCACTCGCGTGACGCACCGCTGGTCCGGCCAGGTCATCGAGCCCGCGGACGGGCTGGCGTACATCGGCCGCAACAGCGCCTCGCGGCACACGTACGTGGCCACGGGCTTCTCGGGCACGGGCATCACCTGGGGGACGCTGTCGGGGATGATCCTCTCGGACCTGATCCTCGGGCGGGAGAACCCGTACGCCGCGCTCTATGACGCCAGGCGCGTGAAGGTGCGGGCGGGCGCCAAGGACTTCATTCAAGAGAACGCCGAGGTGGCCTTCCGCTTCGTCGCGGATCGGCTCGCGCGGCCGGACGGGCACCAGCTGTCCGAGGTGGCTCCCGGCGAGGGGAAGATTCTCGAGGTGGAGGGCAAGAAGGTGGCCGTCTACCGCGAGGAGAACGGCACCTGTCATGCCATCAGCCCAGTGTGCACGCACGTGGGGTGCCATGTGCACTGGAACCGCGCGGAGCGCTCCTGGGACTGCCCCTGTCATGGCGCCCGCTTCAGCCCCACCGGCAAGGTGCTCAATGGCCCGGCCGTGAGGGATCTCGCCTCCCAGAAGCTGCCAGAGGAGGCCTCAACCGCTTCACCTATCACCACACACGGAGAGGAATAACCATGGACGCGTTGGATCTGCTCAAGGAACAGCACGACGAAGTGAACACGCTCTTCAAGAAGTTCGAGAAGCTCGAGGAGGGCTCCACGGCGGAGCTCCGTGAGCTCTTCGTCATGATCGCGGACCGGCTCTCGGCCCACGCCACCATCGAGGAGCAGTTCTTCTATCCCTCCATCAAGACGGACAAGACGGAGGACCTCATCCGCGAGGCCGTGGAGGAGCACCTGGGCGTCAAGCGCATCATCGCGGACCTGCTGGAGATGGAGCCCTCGGACGAGCAGTTCGCCGCCAAGATGAAGGTGCTGATGGAGAACGTCGAGCACCACGTCGAGGAGGAAGAGGACGAGATGTTCAAGCTGGTGCGCAAGGTGCTCGACAAGGATCAGCGCTTCGCGCTCGGCGTTCAGATGAAGGCGGAGTTCGACGAGCTGATGAAGGGCGAGCCCCGCAACGAGGTGCCCATGCAGACGGACGAGGCGGCCCCGGTTTGATGCTGAACTGACGTGCAGTCCAGGCGCGAGGGTGGCACCATGGCCCGGCCATGCCTGCCACCGCTCGCGCCCGTGCTGTTGTCCCGCTCCTCCCCGAGTCCTTCACTCCCGCTGCTCGCAGAGCCTTGATGCGGGCGGATCCCGTCCTGGGCGCGCTGATGAAGCGGGTGGGGCCCCTCCAGCTGCAGATGAAGCCGCTGCACAGCCCGTTCTCGGCGCTGGCGGAGTCCATCGTCTACCAGCAGCTCCACGGCCGCGCGGCGGCCACCATCTTCGGCCGGCTCTGTGAGCGGGTAGGCCATGGCGCCGCGCTCACGCCGGAGGCGCTGCTGGCCACGCCGGACACGGCGCTGCGCGAGGCGGGCCTGTCGGCCGCGAAGCTGGCGGCGGTGAAGGACCTGGCGCAGAAGACACGGGAGGGCACGGTGCCCACGCTGGCCCAGGTCCACAAGATGGACGACGCGGAGCTCATCGAGCGCTTCACGCAGGTGCGTGGCATCGGCCAGTGGACGGTGGAGATGCTGCTCATCTTCCGGCTCGGGCGGCCGGACGTGCTGCCGGTGGATGACTACGCCATCCGCAAGGGCTTCATGCTGATGCAGGGGCTGGAGGAGTCACCGCGCCCGCGCGAGGTGCTCGCCTACGGGGAGCGCTGGCGGCCCTGGCGCACCGTGGCGAGCTGGTACCTCTGGCGCTCGCTGGATACGCCCCAGCCTCAGGAGGCGCTGGAGCCCTCGAGATCGGCGCGGCCCCAGTCTCCCCAGGCCCGCAAAAGCAAGCTGCGAACCTCGTCCTCCGTCACAGGGCGGAAGTCCGAGTAGCAGGACGACACGGTATCGAAGGGCAGCGGTTGCCAGGGGCAGACGACCTCATCGAACTCCTCGTTGATCAGCTGTAGGCCCTCCCGCGAGGCCACGGGGACTGCGGCCACCAACGTCCGGGCGCCCGTGCGGCGCACCAGGCCCGCAGCGTCCCGGAGCAGGAGCCCCTGGGCTGCGCCCTCGTCCACGATGAGGGCGATGCGTCCGTGGAGGGTGGGGGGTGGGGCGGGGGGACGAAGCGTGTGAATGCGCTGGCGGAGGCGGCGCCACGCGAAGGCGGTGGCTTGGCGCAGTGGCTCGTCGTTGACTCCCAGCGCGTTGATGACGGGCTCGTGGAGCTGTTGCGAGGGTGGCCAGCCGAGCAGCCCCAGAGTGATGTCTCCCCGGGGCGAGGTGATGGGCTCCAGGAAGCACAGCTCCAGGGGCACCGCGAGGTGCCGCGCCACCTCGAAGGCGATGGGCACTCCCCCGTTCGGAATGCCGAGCACGGTGACGTCATGCCGTCCTGCGTAGCGGGACAGTGAGCGGGCAAGCACCTCGCCCGCGTGAGAGCGGTGAGAGAAGGGCGTGATCATCTGGACGGAACCTGAGGAGCAAGCCTGGGCACGGCAAACAGGGGCCGCTCGCCCGGCTGCTCTCGTGCCCAGGGGCTTCCAAGGGAGCCTGCCTTGCGGCGCGTCCCCACCGTCCTCACCCCTTGAGACAAAGGAGCCATCGCTCATGCGTGCTTTGACTTATCAAGGGCCTTACCGGGTCCGTGTGGAGAACAAGCCTGATCCGACCATCGAGCACCCGCAGGACGTGGTGCTGAAGGTGACGCGGACGGCCATCTGTGGTTCGGACCTGCACCTGCTGCACGGTCTCATCGCAGACACCCGCGTGGGCTGCACGTTCGGGCACGAGTTCATGGGAGTGGTGGAGGAGACAGGGCGCGAGGTGAAAACCCTGCGCAAGGGCGACCGCGTGGTGGTGCCGTTCAACATCTCCTGCGGCATGTGCTTCTACTGTCAGCGCTCGCTCACGGCGCTGTGTGAGAACTCCAACCCGTGCAGCGATCTGGCCTCGGGCGTGTACGGGTACTCGCACACCACGGGCGGCTTCGAGGGCGGCCAGGCCGAGTATGTGCGCGTGCCCTACGCGGACGTCGGCCCTCTGAAGGTGCCCGAGGACATGGAGGACGAGGAGGTGCTCTTCCTCAGCGACATCCTCCCCACGGGCTACCAGGGCGCGGAGATGGGAGAGATCCAGGCCGGTGAGACGGTGGTGGTGTTTGGCTGTGGCCCCGTGGGCCTGTTCGCCATGAAGTCCGCATGGCTGATGGGCGCCGGGCGCGTCATCGCCGTGGACCACATTCCGTACCGGCTGACCTTCGCGGAGCAGTACGCGAAGGTGGAGACGGTGAACTTCAAGGAGGTAGGGGACGTGGTGATGCACCTCCGCGAGATGTGCGGCGGCCGCGGCGCGGACGTGTGCATTGACGCGGTGGGCATGGAGGCCGAGGGCTCCACCATGCACAAGATGCTGGGCCTGGCGAAGCTCGAGGCCGGCGCTCCCACGGCCATCAACTGGAGCATCGACACCGTGCGCAAGGGGGGCAACGTGTCGATCATCGGCGTGTACGGCCCGCCGTGGAACCTGATCAACATCGGCACGGCGATGAACAAGGGCCTGACGCTGCGGATGAACCAGTGCAACGTGCGCCGGTACATGCCTCGGCTGCTGGAGCACATCCGCGAGGGCCGTATCGACGCCAAGGGCATCATCACCCACCGCTTCCCGCTGGAGGACGCGGCGCACGCCTACCACCTGTTCGCCCAGAAGCGGGACAACTGCATCAAGTGCGTCCTGGTTCCCCACGGGCACGCCTGAGAGAGGACACAGCCATGATGAACGAACAGATCGTGGGCAAGGGCGCGGACGCGGATCCTGCCAACCGTCCTGGGATTCCGATGGAGACGGAGCCGGCACCGCTGGCAGGGGCGCAGATGCCCATCGAGCCCCAGAAGTCGGACTACCCGGTGCTGATGCACGGCGGGAAGCAGAAGATGCCGCCGGTGTTCGGGACGGCCTCGCCGCCCAAGGCGCTGAGCGGGCTCATCCGGAAGGCGGCCTACAAGTACCCGGACCACTGGGCCCGGCACTGGATGATGCTGATGATGGCGGACCGGGTGGACTCGTGGGAGCACAACCTGCGGAGGGTTCTTCCATTGGCCGCAGTCGTCCTCGTCGGCGGCCTGACGTACAAGCTGATCCGCCGCTGAGCGGGCGGCGGTAGCTCCGTCAGGAGCTGGGCTGCGGGGCGGGAGCGTCCTTCTGCTCCCGCAGCGGCAGCAGCAGGAACAGGAAGGCCGCTGAGAGCCCCGCGCCCAGCAGGAATACCTGGGCGTAGCTCCAGTGCGCCCGGTCGAAGAGCTGCCCCGCAATGGGGCCTGCGGGAGCTTTACCCGCAACCTCAATGCTGGCGAAGAGCGTGTAGTGGGTTGCGCCGACGCGGCGGTCTACCCGGGACATCATGAAGGCGAACACCACCGTCGTCAGTGCCCCGCCGAAGAACTCCTCGGCGATGGTGACGCCGATGACGCCCGCCTCCGTCACGCCCGTCTGTGCGAGCCACCAGCGGCCCAGCAAGGGGAATAGCCGTAGCGTTGTCGTCAGCGCGAGCGCGCGGAACAACGGCACCCGCGTTGCGAGCAGGCCGCCCAGCGCCGAGCCGAGGATGGAGGCTCCCTGCCCCCAGGTTCCGACCCAGAGGCCGATCTGCTCGGGCCGGATGCCCGCATCGACGAGGAAGAGCTTGTAGAGCACGTCGGACATCGTCTCGCCGAGCTTGTAGGTGCCGATGAACAGCAGCATCCACGCCGTTCCCGGCAGCAGCAGGGCCTCCTTGAGCTGTCCGAGCACCTCGCGCCAGCTCTTGCGCTCCTCCGAGCCCGAGGACTCCCGGGGCGCGGGCTCTCTCGTGAAGGCCATGAGCGTGAACACGGAGAGAGACAAGGCTGCCATGGAGAGGAACAGCCCCTTCCAGCCGATGTACTGGCTGGCCCAGACGAGCAGCCCGCCTCCAGTGAGCATTCCCAGCTTGTAGCCCACCACCTGCGCGGCGTTGCCGAAGCCCAGCTCCTCGGGTCGCAGCGAGTCCACCGCGAATCCGTCCACCGCGATGTCCTGGGTGGCTGCGAAGAGGTTCATCAGGAAGATGAGCCCGAGCAGCGCAGGCAGCGCTCCCTCCACGGGGACGAAGGCCGCGACGGCACAGGTGGCCGCCAGCGCTGCCTGGAGCGGGAGGATCCACGACTTGCGCCGGCCGATGCGGGCTGAGCCGTAGCGGTCCACCAGCGGCGCCCACAGCGCCTTGAACAGCCACGGCAGCGCCAGCAACCCGATGAAGCCAATGGCTCCCACCGAGACGCCCTGCATGCGCAGGTAGACGGGGAGCGCCGTGGCCTGGAACCCAAAGGGCATGCCCTGAACGAAGTAGAGGGCGCTCAGCAACCCCAGCTTGCGGACAGAGAGCTTCTTCACGGGAGGCCTGGGGGCATGGACGCCATCACGGGGTGGATTATCGTCCAGCAACCATGGAGAGGCCATCGTTGGAGAACCTGGAGACGCCCGCCGCGCTGGTAGACCTGGAGCGCGTCGATGCCAACCTGCGGCGTGTGGATGCCTACGCCCGGCAGCACGGCCTGCGCTGGCGGCCACACACGAAGACGCACAAGGTCCCCGTGCTCGCGGAGCTTCAGGTCCGGGCTGGGGCGTCCGGCGTCACGGTGGCCACGCCCCACGAAGCGGAGGTGATGAGTGCGGCCTCCAGCGATGTGTTCCTTGCCTATCCTCCCGTGGGCGCCGCCCGCCTCGAACGGTTGATGAGGCTCTCTGCGCACGTCCAGCTCTCGGTGGGGCTCGATTCCCGCGAAGTGCTCGAGGGACTGAGCGCCGCCGCGAAAAAGGCCGGGCGTACGGTGGGCGTTCTGGTGGAGATGGACTTGGGCATGCGGCGGGTGGGCGTGCAGCAGCCGGCGGAAGCGGTGGCACTGGCTCGGGCCATCCAGGCGGCGGAGGCCGTCGAGTACCGCGGCGTCACGTTCTACCCGGGGCACGTCCGTGCTCCCGTGGCGTCGCAGGACTCAGCGCTGAACGCGGTGTCCGTGCGCCTGGCGGAGTTCCTCGAGGTGCTGTCCAGCGCGGGGCTGCGCCCCCAAGTGGTGAGCGGAGGCTCCACGCCCACCCTCTGGCGCTCGCACGAGGTGCACGGGCTGACGGAGATCCGTCCCGGCGTGAACATCCTCAATGATCGCAACTCCGCCGCCGTGGGGGCCTGCGCCTGGGAGGATTGCGCCTACTCGGTGCTGGCCACGGTGGTGAGCACCACCGTCCCCGGGCAGGCCGTCATTGATGCGGGCGCCAAGGCGCTGGCGAAGGAGGAGGGGCTCGCGCCGGAGGGCGGGTACGGCGCGCTCCTGGATCGGCCGGACGTGGTGCTCCGGAGCCTCTCCGAGGAGCACGGCCTGCTGGATCTCTCGAAGACGGAGTGGCGGCCTCGCGTGGGAGACCGTGTGCGGGTGGTGCCGAACCATGTCTGCGTCTCGGTGAACCTGCACGAACGGCTCTGGGCGGTGCGGAAGGGGGCGGTGGAGCAGGCATGGGCCATCACGGGCCGGGGCTGGGGCGCTCCATGAATATGAAATAGCACCGCTCGGCGGAACCCCGAGGCCTGTGAGGGTGTTCCAGGAGGGCGTTCCTGGAGGACTCTCATGGTGCTCACCCTCGGACTGCTGAGCCTGGTCACGGTGGTTCCCACCGCCGCAGTGGAGATCGAGGTGTTCGTGCCGCTGTGCGACAACGCCCTGATCGCTTGTGGCCGCAGTGCTGCGGGAGATCCGCGCTCCTTGGAGGCGAACCTTTACTGGGGCGCCGCCTACGGGGCGGAGCGCTTCCTCTCCCGGGCTCCTGGCTTCACGGTGCGGAGTCGCCGCGAGGGCGCCCCTGGCTCCGCGGTCTTGCGCGAGCTCGTGCTCGAGCGCGCCCCGGGAAAGGGGGAGCGGCTCGTCCGGCTCTCTCTCCACGCTTACGCAGGAGATCAGATTGACACGGCCCTGGAAGACTTCCTGCGTGCGGCCGGAGGCGGCAGTTCGGCGGACCTCGTGGTCTGGGCGGGTCATGACCGGCTCATGGACCGGGAGCCGCCGTTGATTCAGCCCAGTACCCACCTGCCTCCACGGCCCGTGGTGGTCCTGGCGTGCATGAGCGAGCAGTACTTCGGGCCGGTGCTGCAATCTCTGGGGGCTCCGCCGGTCGTCCTCACCCGGACGTTGATGGCGCCCGAGGCCTATCTCCTCGAAGCACTGGCTTCGTCCGCGGCCAGGTACGGGCCCACGGAGTCTCAGCACCTGCGCACCGCGCTGGTGGATGCCTATGCCCGGTACCAGCGCATCACGCTTCGCGCTGCCAGCTCAGTCTTTTCTCGGCCAGGCGATCGCAAATGAACGCTCTGATCAGGGCTGCGGGGGAGACTGCATGTGACGCAGGATCATCGCCTCCAGCCGCTCGAGCGCCTTGTCCAGCACGTCCATGGACGGGCCGAAGGACAGGCGCACGTACTGCCGGAATCGCGAGGCACGGGCGCGGCGCTTGCCCGGATTCACGTCGAAGAACTCGCCGGGCACGCAGATGATCTTCTGCTCCAGCGCGGCCCGGAAGAAGCTCATGCCGTCATTGAGCGGCGCAGGCAGCCCGGCCAGGTTGCCCCACACATAGAAGGTGCCATCCGGCGGCCGGTCCGAGCGGATGCCCAGCCGCTCCAGCCGCGAGTGGAACCGGTCCCGCTTCTCGCGGAACGCCGCGTTGATGGCCTGTGTCTCGGCGATGACGTGCTGCTCCTCCAGCAGCGGGAGCGCGGCGCGCTGCAGGGGCCGAGTGCCTCCGCCATCCAGGAAGCTGCCTGCGCTGGAGACGGCCTCGATGACCTGCTTGGGCCCCACCGTCCACGTCATGCGCCAGCCCGGGTAACGCCAGTTCTTCGTGAGGCCGTCGAAGACGACCACGGGGTCCTTGTTCACGTCCTCCACGTACCGCGTGGCGCTCTCCACGGGGAGCTGCCCGGGGCGCCCCGTCCAGACGTAGTGCGAGTAGAACTCGTCGATGAGCAGCGTGCACTCCTGCTCGCGCGCCACGCCTACCCAGCGCGCCAGCTCATCGCCCTGCACCAGCTTTCCGGTGGGGTTGCACGGGTTGGAGAAGAGCAGGGCAGAGAGCCCACGCCCCTGGACCTCGCGCCTCAAGTCGTCGTGCGTGAAGGCGTAGCCGCGCTCGCCCTCCAGCATGATGGGGATGGCGGTGAACGCCTTGAAGACGTCCAGCAGCTCCTCATAGGCGGTGTAGTCGGGCAGGAAGTGGCCCAGGTTCACTGAGCCGAGGCTCGCCGCCGCGCGCGTCAGCGAGGTGCGCCCACCTCCGGACAAGCTCACGTTCTCCGCGCTGTACTGGCTGGGCATGCCCTTGCGGTAGAGCCGGTTGTAGAGGCCAGCGATGGCCTCGCGCACCTCCCAGAGTCCCGCCACCGGGGCGTACTCCAGGTCGGCCACATCCACGGCGACCTTGCCCACCCGCGGAGGAGCGCCGGGCAGCTCGCCCGTCTCCGGCTGCCCCTGGCCCAGGTTGCACCACTCCGAGTCTCCGGGCTTGTAGCCTCGACGGCCCGCCTCGGTGGTGACGTAGATGACGCCCGTGCGAGGCACGGAGCGGAATGCTGGAATCGTGGTTTCGTCGCTCACGGCGCGCACCCTAGCGAAGCTTGGAGACGCGCGCCTCTCCAGAGTGTTGGGGCCTGTACCTCCCGG is a genomic window of Hyalangium minutum containing:
- a CDS encoding hemerythrin domain-containing protein, with protein sequence MDALDLLKEQHDEVNTLFKKFEKLEEGSTAELRELFVMIADRLSAHATIEEQFFYPSIKTDKTEDLIREAVEEHLGVKRIIADLLEMEPSDEQFAAKMKVLMENVEHHVEEEEDEMFKLVRKVLDKDQRFALGVQMKAEFDELMKGEPRNEVPMQTDEAAPV
- a CDS encoding PAS domain-containing sensor histidine kinase, which codes for MPSSTVPLTPSSASSPSATDQERGLLRLLVDAVTDPILYTHQEGHVLTANARARQLFFADESASEGHRRAVELNQRVFHTALQSSATGGASPVRRRDLALVDPVEGTDLLFELVCTPAQEPGSPPGYVCVLRNVTALGRATQALGESYRRLRASEQEARSERLRLDLILDSVADPIIVTDPSGGTVLMNDPAERLFYAPPDSGEATRRRAHTNDAHFSSFLSHLLTPGGPKRWRGELHLVEPATGTPLPMEATASQVLADNGEPTSIVTLLHDRTEALEKARLLEQVRSASSELEAKVHSATAELAEQNEKLRRQALQVEQASAAKSQFLANMSHEFRTPLNAILGYTSMLLQGVNGEMTPQQRRNLQRIDSNGRHLLQVINEILDITRIEAGRMPLNLTDFQLPELLQEVMAEMDPIIARTKLTVGSHVTPDVPELHGDRQKVKQIVLNLLSNALKFTHEGSVQLSAAYDFATSTVSISVKDTGIGIAPEHQEKVFEDFQQVDSSPTRVYGGTGLGLSICRRLAAMLGGRVTVQSAIGQGSTFTLHVPWRMRRS
- a CDS encoding DNA-3-methyladenine glycosylase family protein, encoding MPATARARAVVPLLPESFTPAARRALMRADPVLGALMKRVGPLQLQMKPLHSPFSALAESIVYQQLHGRAAATIFGRLCERVGHGAALTPEALLATPDTALREAGLSAAKLAAVKDLAQKTREGTVPTLAQVHKMDDAELIERFTQVRGIGQWTVEMLLIFRLGRPDVLPVDDYAIRKGFMLMQGLEESPRPREVLAYGERWRPWRTVASWYLWRSLDTPQPQEALEPSRSARPQSPQARKSKLRTSSSVTGRKSE
- a CDS encoding response regulator, with translation MTNAPDNSKPLVLVVDDYQDAREMYAEYLEFSGFRVDQATNGAEALDKAFALIPDVILMDLSLPIIDGWEATRRLKSDERTKHIPVVALTGHALANEPGSGQQVQCDSFVVKPCLPDTLVAEVKKVLAARKK
- a CDS encoding GvpL/GvpF family gas vesicle protein, whose amino-acid sequence is MARTSSLYLYGVLRAKQELRFGALGLGTPPAEVVTVHDGELAAVVSEGSAAVPDPTRDHLLAHHRVQEAVMREHTLLPAAFGLTFRGHEEVVELLRSARDAFTGVLAKLEGHIELGVKVLWDEDVIAREAARHDAQTLLESLRPLATAVREVRPLGERMILNAAFLVAREHEAAFDAKLRSLAARFELLTLQYTGPWAPYHFTDIVLRREPTPER
- a CDS encoding FAD-dependent oxidoreductase; protein product: MTEERIHKSLWTTTAPGRRFPVLSGDLTVDVAVVGGGVAGLTVAWLLRRAGKRVVVLEMNRLLTGQTGQTTAHLTELLDTPYSTLCSDFGEKGARLAAASSRDSIEQIASLVKALGVDCGFQRVPMFRYAETDSQLRELEKEVAAARKVGLQASLTRDVPLPFPVKGALRLENQAQFHPRTYLLALAERLEKEGCLIFEETRVVDVQDGVPCRVVTDKGTVLATDVVEATTTPLNKLFLHSKLYPYRTYSVAGPLEAPLEAGLYYDSQDPYHYIRPQRIDGVDYLIVGGEDHKVGTEEDTETHFAALEAYTRRNFPVTRVTHRWSGQVIEPADGLAYIGRNSASRHTYVATGFSGTGITWGTLSGMILSDLILGRENPYAALYDARRVKVRAGAKDFIQENAEVAFRFVADRLARPDGHQLSEVAPGEGKILEVEGKKVAVYREENGTCHAISPVCTHVGCHVHWNRAERSWDCPCHGARFSPTGKVLNGPAVRDLASQKLPEEASTASPITTHGEE